A window of the Cololabis saira isolate AMF1-May2022 chromosome 19, fColSai1.1, whole genome shotgun sequence genome harbors these coding sequences:
- the csnk1e gene encoding casein kinase I isoform X1: MVLSEARPRELTSLGAMELRVGNKYRLGRKIGSGSFGDIYLGSNIATGDEVAIKLECVKTKHPQLHIESKFYKMMQGGVGIPSIKWCGAEGDYNVMVMELLGPSLEDLFNFCSRKFSLKTVLLLADQMISRIEYIHSKNFIHRDVKPDNFLMGLGKKGNLVYIIDFGLAKKYRDARTHQHIPYRENKNLTGTARYASINTHLGIEQSRRDDLESLGYVLMYFNLGSLPWQGLKAATKRQKYERISEKKMSTPIEGLCKGYPSEFSTYLNLCRSLRFDDKPDYSYLRQLFRNLFHRQGFSYDYVFDWNMLKFGAGRTGDDGERERREGKEGEERGGGGQRGAGGRGLPSGPNPSAANRVRNETDAAPSNPATRGVQQPGNRSPQVGRAERAERERKVAMRLHRGAPANISSSDLNARLDQSRINASQVSVPFDHLAK, encoded by the exons atggtgctgagtGAGGCGAGACCacg TGAGTTGACAAGCTTGGGAGCAATGGAGTTGCGGGTGGGAAACAAATACCGGCTTGGGAGGAAGATAGGGAGTGGATCATTTGGAGATATCTATCTGG GTTCAAACATCGCTACAGGAGACGAGGTCGCCATCAAGCTGGAATGTGTGAAGACCAAACACCCACAGCTCCACATAGAGAGCAAGTTCTACAAAATGATGCAGGGTGGAG TGGGAATCCCGTCCATTAAGTGGTGTGGGGCGGAGGGTGACTATAACGTTATGGTGATGGAGCTCCTTGGCCCCAGTCTGGAGGACCTGTTCAACTTCTGCTCTCGCAAGTTCAGCCTGAAAACAGTCCTCCTACTGGCAGACCAGATG ATCAGCAGGATTGAATACATCCACTCTAAGAACTTCATCCACAGAGACGTGAAGCCTGACAACTTCCTGATGGGGCTCGGGAAGAAGGGCAATCTCGTCTACATCATCGACTTTGGCCTGGCCAAGAAATACCGTGACGCCCGAACGCACCAGCACATCCCATACCGGGAGAACAAGAACCTCACCGGTACCGCCCGCTACGCCTCCATCAACACCCATCTGGGCATCG AACAGTCGAGACGAGACGACCTGGAGTCTCTGGGCTACGTTCTCATGTACTTCAACCTGGGTTCTCTGCCCTGGCAGGGCCTCAAAGCTGCCACCAAAAGGCAGAAGTATGAACGTATCAGCGAGAAGAAAATGTCCACCCCCATTGAGGGGCTCTGCAAGGGATATCCTT CCGAGTTCTCAACCTACCTGAACTTGTGTCGCTCCCTGCGGTTTGATGACAAGCCAGACTACTCATATCTGAGGCAGCTCTTCAGGAACCTCTTCCACAGACAGGGCTTCTCCTACGACTACGTCTTCGACTGGAACATGCTGAAGTTT GGGGCCGGCAGGACAGGAGATgatggggagagggagaggagggaggggaAAGAAGGGGAGGAAAGGGGAGGAGGAGGCCAGAGAGGAGCCGGAGGACGAGGTCTGCCATCCGGTCCCAACCCTTCTGCGGCCAACAGAGTGAGGAACGAGACGGATGCTGCTCCCTCCAACCCGGCCACACGTGGGGTCCAGCAGCCAG GGAACCGCTCTCCTCAGGTGGGGAGAGCAGAGCGAGCTGAGCGGGAGAGGAAGGTGGCCATGAGGCTTCACCGCGGGGCCCCCGCCAACATCTCATCCTCTGACCTCAATGCACGCCTCGACCAATCGCGCATCAATGCATCTCag GTCAGTGTGCCATTTGATCATCTGGCAAAGTGA
- the csnk1e gene encoding casein kinase I isoform X2: MELRVGNKYRLGRKIGSGSFGDIYLGSNIATGDEVAIKLECVKTKHPQLHIESKFYKMMQGGVGIPSIKWCGAEGDYNVMVMELLGPSLEDLFNFCSRKFSLKTVLLLADQMISRIEYIHSKNFIHRDVKPDNFLMGLGKKGNLVYIIDFGLAKKYRDARTHQHIPYRENKNLTGTARYASINTHLGIEQSRRDDLESLGYVLMYFNLGSLPWQGLKAATKRQKYERISEKKMSTPIEGLCKGYPSEFSTYLNLCRSLRFDDKPDYSYLRQLFRNLFHRQGFSYDYVFDWNMLKFGAGRTGDDGERERREGKEGEERGGGGQRGAGGRGLPSGPNPSAANRVRNETDAAPSNPATRGVQQPGNRSPQVGRAERAERERKVAMRLHRGAPANISSSDLNARLDQSRINASQVSVPFDHLAK; this comes from the exons ATGGAGTTGCGGGTGGGAAACAAATACCGGCTTGGGAGGAAGATAGGGAGTGGATCATTTGGAGATATCTATCTGG GTTCAAACATCGCTACAGGAGACGAGGTCGCCATCAAGCTGGAATGTGTGAAGACCAAACACCCACAGCTCCACATAGAGAGCAAGTTCTACAAAATGATGCAGGGTGGAG TGGGAATCCCGTCCATTAAGTGGTGTGGGGCGGAGGGTGACTATAACGTTATGGTGATGGAGCTCCTTGGCCCCAGTCTGGAGGACCTGTTCAACTTCTGCTCTCGCAAGTTCAGCCTGAAAACAGTCCTCCTACTGGCAGACCAGATG ATCAGCAGGATTGAATACATCCACTCTAAGAACTTCATCCACAGAGACGTGAAGCCTGACAACTTCCTGATGGGGCTCGGGAAGAAGGGCAATCTCGTCTACATCATCGACTTTGGCCTGGCCAAGAAATACCGTGACGCCCGAACGCACCAGCACATCCCATACCGGGAGAACAAGAACCTCACCGGTACCGCCCGCTACGCCTCCATCAACACCCATCTGGGCATCG AACAGTCGAGACGAGACGACCTGGAGTCTCTGGGCTACGTTCTCATGTACTTCAACCTGGGTTCTCTGCCCTGGCAGGGCCTCAAAGCTGCCACCAAAAGGCAGAAGTATGAACGTATCAGCGAGAAGAAAATGTCCACCCCCATTGAGGGGCTCTGCAAGGGATATCCTT CCGAGTTCTCAACCTACCTGAACTTGTGTCGCTCCCTGCGGTTTGATGACAAGCCAGACTACTCATATCTGAGGCAGCTCTTCAGGAACCTCTTCCACAGACAGGGCTTCTCCTACGACTACGTCTTCGACTGGAACATGCTGAAGTTT GGGGCCGGCAGGACAGGAGATgatggggagagggagaggagggaggggaAAGAAGGGGAGGAAAGGGGAGGAGGAGGCCAGAGAGGAGCCGGAGGACGAGGTCTGCCATCCGGTCCCAACCCTTCTGCGGCCAACAGAGTGAGGAACGAGACGGATGCTGCTCCCTCCAACCCGGCCACACGTGGGGTCCAGCAGCCAG GGAACCGCTCTCCTCAGGTGGGGAGAGCAGAGCGAGCTGAGCGGGAGAGGAAGGTGGCCATGAGGCTTCACCGCGGGGCCCCCGCCAACATCTCATCCTCTGACCTCAATGCACGCCTCGACCAATCGCGCATCAATGCATCTCag GTCAGTGTGCCATTTGATCATCTGGCAAAGTGA